One Streptomyces sp. NBC_01237 genomic region harbors:
- a CDS encoding TetR/AcrR family transcriptional regulator, with protein sequence MPRQVDHVSRRRLIAEAVCDLADERGLEGVTLRDVASRAQVSMGAVQRCFRTKEEMLVFALGHIGDRITERVRARLVRSPAQSAGTALGHAVTEISLLREEHRAEARVWLAFVAQAAVSEALAKTLKANYATLQATFTRLISEAGEGTDRAVPLDPQREARTLLALADGLTAHVLIGHLTPHGAHDVLHTHLANLWEQPGRPPRAAPEPSS encoded by the coding sequence ATGCCCAGGCAGGTGGATCATGTGAGCCGACGCCGTCTCATCGCCGAGGCGGTCTGCGACCTCGCCGACGAGCGCGGGCTGGAGGGTGTGACCCTTCGCGACGTCGCCTCCCGCGCGCAGGTGTCGATGGGCGCTGTTCAGCGGTGCTTCCGTACCAAGGAAGAGATGCTCGTGTTCGCGCTCGGGCACATCGGCGACCGGATCACCGAGCGCGTACGGGCCCGCCTCGTCAGGAGCCCGGCCCAGTCGGCCGGCACCGCGCTGGGGCACGCGGTCACCGAGATCTCACTGCTCAGGGAAGAGCACCGCGCCGAGGCCAGGGTCTGGCTAGCCTTCGTCGCGCAGGCGGCTGTCAGCGAGGCGCTCGCCAAGACGCTGAAGGCGAACTACGCAACCCTTCAGGCGACGTTCACCCGTCTCATCTCGGAAGCCGGTGAGGGCACCGACCGCGCCGTGCCCCTCGACCCGCAACGCGAGGCCCGCACCCTCCTCGCCCTCGCTGACGGGCTCACCGCGCACGTCCTCATCGGCCACCTCACTCCGCACGGGGCACACGACGTCCTCCATACACACCTGGCCAACCTCTGGGAGCAACCGGGCCGGCCTCCTCGCGCCGCCCCGGAGCCATCGTCGTAA
- a CDS encoding amidase, with protein sequence MQDALWKMPATAQAEAVRSAEVSAVELVDSHLDRIAEVNPRMNAVTQLLAERAREAAAQLDRRRSAGEALGPLAGVPFTVKESTAVEGVPTTFGTERFRDLVASADAPPVARLRAAGAIPIGHSNIPTLILAGMHTRSELFGDTVNPWDSSRTPGGSSGGDAVAVATGMAALGLGNDSGGSVRIPAQFCGVAGLKPSTGRFPADHRVFGPEDPGPASQILVTDGPLARNVGDLRLAYEALAGTDPRDPRAVPVPAYGQPLAGPVKVAVVADPGGHGVHPTVRAAVTTAADALRDAGYDVREVPNVPRMDEALEAYGRITVTEFAPTWPMVRKLLGKGGDRYIEMMMEQTPPASAAEFMKLMGTWMNVRRSWAEFLDEYPLLLGPVFTEPPVEPGLESRDRSGRERVGSGMRLCTVTSFVGVPGVAVPTGTVGGLPSGVQIVGRAFREDLCLEAAQAIEDRLGVLTPVDPRVGGRTA encoded by the coding sequence ATGCAGGACGCCCTGTGGAAGATGCCGGCCACCGCGCAGGCGGAAGCTGTGCGCAGCGCGGAGGTCTCGGCTGTCGAACTGGTCGACAGTCATCTGGATCGCATCGCCGAGGTCAACCCGCGGATGAACGCGGTCACACAGCTCCTGGCGGAGCGCGCACGTGAGGCCGCGGCACAACTGGACCGTCGGCGGTCCGCCGGTGAAGCGCTGGGGCCCCTCGCGGGCGTCCCCTTCACGGTGAAGGAGAGCACCGCCGTCGAAGGCGTGCCCACCACGTTCGGCACGGAGCGCTTCCGTGATCTGGTGGCGTCGGCCGACGCACCCCCGGTGGCACGGCTGCGCGCAGCCGGGGCCATCCCCATCGGGCACAGCAATATCCCCACACTGATTCTGGCGGGGATGCACACGCGCAGCGAGCTGTTCGGCGACACGGTCAACCCATGGGACAGCAGCCGGACCCCGGGGGGCTCCAGCGGAGGCGACGCCGTGGCCGTCGCCACGGGCATGGCGGCGCTCGGACTCGGCAACGACTCCGGCGGTTCGGTGCGTATCCCGGCCCAGTTCTGCGGCGTGGCCGGGCTGAAGCCGTCCACGGGCCGGTTCCCCGCCGACCACCGTGTGTTCGGCCCGGAGGACCCCGGGCCGGCGTCCCAGATACTGGTCACCGACGGCCCGCTGGCCCGGAACGTGGGTGATCTTCGGCTTGCCTACGAGGCGCTGGCCGGGACTGATCCGCGAGACCCACGCGCCGTGCCGGTGCCTGCCTACGGCCAACCGCTCGCCGGGCCGGTGAAGGTCGCGGTGGTGGCGGACCCCGGCGGTCACGGCGTCCACCCCACGGTCCGCGCAGCCGTCACGACCGCGGCCGACGCGCTCCGCGACGCCGGGTACGACGTGCGCGAGGTGCCGAACGTACCGCGTATGGACGAGGCCCTGGAGGCGTACGGCCGGATCACCGTGACCGAGTTCGCCCCGACCTGGCCGATGGTCCGCAAGCTGCTCGGCAAGGGCGGGGACCGCTATATCGAGATGATGATGGAGCAGACCCCGCCCGCAAGCGCGGCCGAGTTCATGAAACTGATGGGCACCTGGATGAACGTCCGCCGCTCATGGGCCGAATTCCTCGACGAGTACCCGCTGTTGCTCGGCCCGGTCTTCACCGAGCCACCGGTCGAGCCGGGGCTGGAGTCGCGTGACAGGTCGGGCAGGGAGCGGGTCGGGTCGGGAATGCGTCTGTGCACCGTGACCAGCTTCGTGGGCGTACCCGGTGTGGCCGTTCCGACGGGGACCGTCGGCGGGCTCCCTTCCGGAGTCCAGATCGTCGGGCGCGCGTTCCGGGAGGACCTGTGCCTGGAAGCGGCCCAGGCGATCGAGGACCGGCTCGGGGTTCTCACACCGGTCGACCCGCGCGTGGGAGGCCGGACCGCTTGA
- a CDS encoding SMI1/KNR4 family protein: MDIDQADPAELAALRAAFDVDGGDGSALGWEAVHAFEADHGIVLPEPYRTFVAEITDGSYSGPPEYGLLPVAELPDDWGDDERERDLSKPFPLAAAWMWEEESDRADDADEIFEQVCNHGTVVLGTDGCAMNWHLVVAGPHRGHVWLITDVGAAPFGERFGFTTAEPGFAGWVQHWAAKKPWYDAE; encoded by the coding sequence ATGGACATTGATCAAGCTGACCCTGCCGAGCTGGCGGCGCTTCGCGCGGCGTTCGATGTCGATGGGGGCGACGGGTCGGCTCTCGGCTGGGAGGCAGTCCACGCCTTCGAGGCGGATCACGGAATCGTGCTGCCCGAGCCGTATCGGACCTTCGTCGCCGAGATAACGGACGGTTCGTACTCGGGGCCGCCCGAGTACGGGCTGCTGCCGGTGGCGGAGCTGCCCGACGACTGGGGCGATGACGAGCGGGAACGCGACTTGAGCAAGCCGTTCCCGCTGGCGGCGGCATGGATGTGGGAGGAGGAATCGGACCGGGCCGATGATGCCGACGAGATCTTTGAGCAGGTCTGCAACCACGGAACGGTCGTGCTCGGCACCGACGGGTGCGCGATGAACTGGCATCTCGTTGTCGCCGGACCTCACCGGGGGCACGTCTGGCTGATCACTGACGTCGGAGCAGCCCCTTTCGGCGAGCGGTTCGGGTTCACCACCGCTGAACCCGGCTTTGCCGGCTGGGTCCAGCACTGGGCAGCGAAGAAGCCCTGGTATGACGCCGAGTGA
- a CDS encoding alpha/beta hydrolase: MVHSPHYPANDYAWATNVHRQTRGTTVLLPYEGAGHSVYGRGDCTRDAVDDCLRERKPPSAGSRRAPAARTDGFGPSAP; this comes from the coding sequence ATGGTGCACTCGCCGCACTATCCGGCGAACGACTACGCGTGGGCGACCAATGTGCACCGGCAGACGCGCGGCACGACCGTACTGCTGCCGTACGAGGGTGCGGGTCACAGCGTCTACGGGCGCGGTGACTGCACACGCGACGCCGTGGACGACTGCCTCAGGGAGCGGAAACCCCCGAGCGCCGGGAGCCGCCGTGCCCCCGCCGCGAGGACTGATGGCTTCGGTCCCTCGGCTCCGTAA
- a CDS encoding winged helix-turn-helix transcriptional regulator: MTTRSAGQRHAEARLSHRARFTSCPTNRVLDRMGEKWVALILKELAEGPRRYGELARAIAGASQKMLTQTLRRLERDGLLSRTVTPAVPVRVDYALTPLGQSLVPVMQAVTRWAEQNIEQIDVAREAHDAQQHGMTSPGTRPTRY; this comes from the coding sequence ATGACCACGCGCTCTGCCGGTCAACGACACGCCGAGGCGCGCCTCTCGCACCGGGCCCGCTTCACCAGTTGTCCGACCAATCGGGTTCTGGACCGCATGGGCGAGAAGTGGGTCGCTCTCATCCTCAAGGAGCTGGCCGAGGGCCCGCGCCGATACGGAGAGCTGGCTCGTGCGATCGCAGGGGCAAGCCAGAAGATGCTCACGCAGACTCTGCGTCGCCTGGAACGCGATGGTCTGCTCTCTCGCACGGTCACCCCGGCCGTGCCGGTACGCGTGGACTACGCGCTCACCCCCCTGGGGCAGAGCCTGGTGCCCGTCATGCAGGCCGTGACCCGCTGGGCCGAGCAGAACATCGAACAGATCGATGTCGCCCGCGAGGCACACGATGCCCAGCAGCACGGAATGACCAGCCCCGGCACTCGCCCGACCCGGTACTGA
- a CDS encoding NADPH-dependent F420 reductase encodes MTTITLLGSGSVARALAGPLHRAGHNVIVGSRDPHRAAVGWAGSGIQVTGSRDAAGSAEVVINAMPGSASLDALTGLAPQLTGKVLVDIANATELDSAGFASAPLYPGSSLAEEIQRALPDVRVVKTLNTMHESVMAAPAELAIAPCAFVSGDDADAKKVVRGLLAELGWPPEWIIDLGDVRAARVPEAFVLMVSSLVRALGPVPFGMAIAR; translated from the coding sequence ATGACGACGATCACCCTCCTCGGCTCCGGCAGCGTGGCCCGGGCCCTCGCCGGCCCACTGCACCGGGCGGGGCACAACGTCATCGTGGGTTCCCGCGACCCGCACAGGGCGGCCGTCGGCTGGGCCGGTTCCGGGATACAGGTCACTGGTTCGCGGGACGCGGCCGGGTCGGCCGAGGTAGTTATCAACGCCATGCCCGGCTCGGCGTCGCTGGATGCGCTCACCGGCCTCGCCCCACAGCTGACGGGCAAGGTGCTGGTCGACATCGCCAACGCCACCGAGCTCGACTCCGCCGGTTTCGCATCGGCGCCCCTGTATCCGGGCAGCAGCCTCGCCGAGGAGATTCAGCGGGCGCTGCCCGACGTGCGCGTGGTGAAGACCCTCAACACGATGCACGAGTCGGTCATGGCCGCCCCGGCCGAACTGGCCATCGCCCCCTGCGCCTTCGTCTCCGGCGACGATGCCGACGCCAAGAAGGTCGTCCGCGGTCTGCTTGCCGAGCTGGGCTGGCCGCCGGAGTGGATCATCGACCTCGGGGACGTGCGGGCCGCCCGGGTGCCCGAGGCGTTCGTGCTGATGGTCAGCAGTCTCGTCCGTGCGCTGGGACCAGTGCCCTTCGGCATGGCGATCGCTCGATGA